A single window of Crassostrea angulata isolate pt1a10 chromosome 8, ASM2561291v2, whole genome shotgun sequence DNA harbors:
- the LOC128157924 gene encoding IQ motif and SEC7 domain-containing protein 1-like isoform X6 — protein MNALFQKLGFKKNVTNSNSGEEFLRNKNRSRSVGGSPLESPRSSRLLSQTSVHGNRCQRQRSFRRNEDEIKRSRSQSVAYELSQDLQDKQVEMLERKYGGSIRSRRAAKIIQRAFRQYSMNKNFEKLRIAVGERRLSKRLSELGRSNTVSADTYFIGGPSVLQGNGDLQRHSDILGKRGESDRLRFGENRLRQQMSLDQNARFDSQLANKRNFDKRKLERHREVDLPESTKDAKSVSSETNNNRNSCPEMNESSASDSPQPPNTESTVDPHSLDFEIVLENNTGIVLAESFHSEQGPPEGSMYLGGYNHKKMSASSLYSNASTDTLENRSESYDSYKSNFSDSGSYGSQGDLQIRIDAVQPLETVRTPEQKQMADQTHKYYMQQEIKMRKNDASGSSSGKKPPQVPVRAPEASPIWKRKGANTNGNPTPPVGNKLQEPKRMSNISEISEADSMLDAQCASSPNSETLSIGSEASLVNQRKLRLSGTPEHGGHSGIHKSDKSRKRTYRIGLNLFNKKPEKGIIFLCDHGFIGETPLEVAHFLITRKGLSKQMIGEYLGNLQNPFNQQVLEYFAQEIDLSGLQVDMALRKFQSHFRMPGEAQKIERLMEAFANRYCTCNPDQIKNFRTLDTIFLMAFAIIMLNTDSHNSSIKAERKMKVEDFIRNLRAIDDGQDVDRDMLIGIYNRIQTQEFRAGVDHVTQVMKVEQTVVGKKPQLALPHRRLVCYCRLYEVHDPNKKEKIGLHQREVFLFNDLLLITKIFSKKKSGITYSYKQSFPLSSMQVFLFETSHYQYGVRLVSGVNNKVLITLNARNDHDRQKFVEDLREAILETNGMETLRIEEELQKHSNNHNTLDRHYANDDSRVLMYELMKPSDPSINRLSAPDCPALQKLPLSNSLTDLCQGQGMRRGSSGGSLDSGVASGGSGGVMIGGDVTSRNSQSSLHSRGSPATPKTSQSNLQSLGSPAMQPGVRGQRKQAISLKKGLPVGTDV, from the exons TGTCACTAACTCAAATAGTGGGGAGGAATTCCTACGGAACAAGAACAGATCGCGTTCTGTTGGAGGTTCACCACTCGAGTCGCCACGAAGCAGCAGACTTTTATCCCAGACCAGTGTCCATGGCAACCGCTGTCAGCGGCAACGGTCTTTTCGACGAAATGAAGATGAAATAAAACGCTCTCGGTCGCAGTCGGTGGCCTACGAACTCTCACAGGACCTGCAAGACAAACAGGTCGAGATGTTAGAAAGAAAGTATGGTGGATCTATACGATCTCGACGGGCTGCGAAAATCATCCAAAGGGCATTCCGCCAGTACTCAATGAACAAAAACTTTGAGAAGCTTCGGATTGCGGTGGGCGAGCGCAGGTTATCAAAACGTTTGTCAGAGTTAGGAAGAAGCAATACAGTGAGTGCGGACACATATTTTATAGGAGGACCCTCCGTGTTACAAGGGAATGGCGACCTACAAAGACACTCTGACATTCTCGGAAAACGCGGAGAAAGTGATCGACTTCGCTTTGGTGAAAATCGGTTACGACAACAAATGTCCTTGGACCAAAATGCTCGGTTTGATTCTCAGTTAGCTAATAAAAGGAACTTTGACAAGAGAAAACTCGAGCGACATCGAGAAGTTGACTTGCCTGAATCTACAAAAGATGCCAAATCTGTCTcaagtgaaacaaacaataaccGAAACTCTTGTCCAGAAATGAACGAGAGTAGTGCTAGTGACTCTCCCCAGCCCCCGAACACGGAAAGTACTGTCGATCCGCACAGCCTGGACTTTGAAATCGTTCTGGAGAACAACACAGGAATTGTGTTAGCCGAGAGTTTCCACAGTGAACAGGGTCCACCGGAGGGGTCCATGTACCTGGGCGGATATAATCACAAAAAAATGTCTGCTTCCTCTCTTTATTCCAATGCAAGTACGGACACGTTAGAGAACAGAAGTGAGTCCTACGATTCGTATAAATCCAATTTTTCTGACTCTGGCTCCTATGGTAGTCAAGGTGATCTACAGATTCGGATTGATGCGGTTCAGCCGCTAGAGACTGTCCGCACGCCGGAACAAAAGCAAATGGCTGATCAGACTCACAAATATTACATGcaacaagaaattaaaatgcgtaaaaacgaTGCATCGGGATCTTCATCGGGTAAAAAACCCCCACAGGTTCCTGTTAGGGCTCCGGAAGCCTCACCCATTTGGAAACGGAAAGGTGCCAACACAAACGGAAATCCAACTCCGCCAGTCGGAAACAAGCTACAGGAACCGAAACGTATGAGCAATATATCAGAAATCAGTGAAGCAGACTCAATGTTAGACGCACAATGTGCAAGTTCTCCGAATTCAGAGACGCTTAGTATAGGAAGTGAAGCAAGTTTAGTGAATCAGCGGAAACTCCGGTTAAGTGGAACTCCCGAACATGGGGGGCATAGTGGAATACACAAGTCGGACAAGTCTCGCAAACGGACTTATAGAATTGGACTTAACTTGTTTAATAA aaaaccAGAGAAGGGCATCATTTTCCTGTGTGACCATGGATTTATTGGGGAAACACCTCTGGAGGTGGCCCACTTCCTGATCACCAGGAAAGGCCTCAGTAAGCAGATGATCGGGGAATACCTGGGCAATCTGCAGAACCCGTTCAACCAGCAGGTCCTAGA ataCTTTGCTCAAGAAATCGACCTATCAGGATTACAGGTGGACATGGCCCTCAGGAAATTCCAGTCTCACTTCAGAATGCCC GGTGAAGCCCAGAAGATCGAGCGGTTAATGGAG GCATTTGCAAATcgttactgtacatgtaatccGGACCAAATAAAGAATTTCCGAACGCTGGACACAATTTTCCTCATGGCATTCGCCATCATCATGTTAAATACAGACTCCCATAATTCCAGCATCAAGGCCGAAaggaaaatgaaagtagaagATTTCATAAGAAATTTACGAg CTATAGACGATGGACAAGATGTGGACCGGGACATGTTGATCGGAATCTATAACAGAATACAGACCCAGGAATTCCGAGCAGGGGTGGATCATGTGACCCAGGTCATGAAGGTCGAACAAACCGTGGTGGGAAAGAAACCA CAACTGGCTCTTCCCCATCGCCGATTGGTGTGTTACTGTCGATTGTACGAGGTTCACGAtccaaataaaaaagagaaaattggTCTCCATCAGCGAGAGGTCTTTCTGTTCAACGACTTACTTCTG ATAACAAAAATCTTCAGTAAGAAGAAGTCGGGTATCACCTACTCCTACAAACAATCCTTTCCTCTCAGCAGCATGCAGGTCTTCCTGTTTGAAACATCAC atTACCAATATGGCGTGCGATTAGTGAGTGGAGTCAACAACAAAGTTCTGATAACTCTGAATGCAAGGAACGACCACGATCGGCAAAAGTTTGTAGAGGACCTTCGAGAGGCTATACTAGAG ACCAATGGAATGGAGACACTGCGAATCGAAGAAGAACTCCAGAAACACAGCAACAATCACAACACGCTCGACAGACACTACGCCAACGACGACTCCCGCGTATTAATGTATGAACTGATGAAGCCATCAGACCCGTCTATAAATAGACTGTCCGCCCCTGACTGCCCTGCTCTGCAGAAACTTCCTCTGTCCAACTCTCTCACTGATCTCTGCCAAG GTCAAGGGATGAGGAGAGGTAGCAGTGGTGGATCATTAGACAGTGGAGTG GCCTCAGGTGGATCAGGGGGAGTGATGATCGGTGGGGATGTCACGTCACGAAATAGTCAGAGCAGTCTTCATTCCCGGGGATCTCCCGCCACCCCCAAAACCAGCCAATCAAATCTCCAGTCCCTGGGGTCACCAGCTATGCAACCCGGGGTCAGAGGTCAAAGGAAACAGGCCATATCCCTCAAGAAGGGGCTACCAGTGGGCACCGACGTCTGA
- the LOC128157924 gene encoding IQ motif and SEC7 domain-containing protein 1-like isoform X5 → MEVERRGRTRRSPSCVTNSNSGEEFLRNKNRSRSVGGSPLESPRSSRLLSQTSVHGNRCQRQRSFRRNEDEIKRSRSQSVAYELSQDLQDKQVEMLERKYGGSIRSRRAAKIIQRAFRQYSMNKNFEKLRIAVGERRLSKRLSELGRSNTVSADTYFIGGPSVLQGNGDLQRHSDILGKRGESDRLRFGENRLRQQMSLDQNARFDSQLANKRNFDKRKLERHREVDLPESTKDAKSVSSETNNNRNSCPEMNESSASDSPQPPNTESTVDPHSLDFEIVLENNTGIVLAESFHSEQGPPEGSMYLGGYNHKKMSASSLYSNASTDTLENRSESYDSYKSNFSDSGSYGSQGDLQIRIDAVQPLETVRTPEQKQMADQTHKYYMQQEIKMRKNDASGSSSGKKPPQVPVRAPEASPIWKRKGANTNGNPTPPVGNKLQEPKRMSNISEISEADSMLDAQCASSPNSETLSIGSEASLVNQRKLRLSGTPEHGGHSGIHKSDKSRKRTYRIGLNLFNKKPEKGIIFLCDHGFIGETPLEVAHFLITRKGLSKQMIGEYLGNLQNPFNQQVLEYFAQEIDLSGLQVDMALRKFQSHFRMPGEAQKIERLMEAFANRYCTCNPDQIKNFRTLDTIFLMAFAIIMLNTDSHNSSIKAERKMKVEDFIRNLRAIDDGQDVDRDMLIGIYNRIQTQEFRAGVDHVTQVMKVEQTVVGKKPQLALPHRRLVCYCRLYEVHDPNKKEKIGLHQREVFLFNDLLLITKIFSKKKSGITYSYKQSFPLSSMQVFLFETSHYQYGVRLVSGVNNKVLITLNARNDHDRQKFVEDLREAILETNGMETLRIEEELQKHSNNHNTLDRHYANDDSRVLMYELMKPSDPSINRLSAPDCPALQKLPLSNSLTDLCQGQGMRRGSSGGSLDSGVASGGSGGVMIGGDVTSRNSQSSLHSRGSPATPKTSQSNLQSLGSPAMQPGVRGQRKQAISLKKGLPVGTDV, encoded by the exons TGTCACTAACTCAAATAGTGGGGAGGAATTCCTACGGAACAAGAACAGATCGCGTTCTGTTGGAGGTTCACCACTCGAGTCGCCACGAAGCAGCAGACTTTTATCCCAGACCAGTGTCCATGGCAACCGCTGTCAGCGGCAACGGTCTTTTCGACGAAATGAAGATGAAATAAAACGCTCTCGGTCGCAGTCGGTGGCCTACGAACTCTCACAGGACCTGCAAGACAAACAGGTCGAGATGTTAGAAAGAAAGTATGGTGGATCTATACGATCTCGACGGGCTGCGAAAATCATCCAAAGGGCATTCCGCCAGTACTCAATGAACAAAAACTTTGAGAAGCTTCGGATTGCGGTGGGCGAGCGCAGGTTATCAAAACGTTTGTCAGAGTTAGGAAGAAGCAATACAGTGAGTGCGGACACATATTTTATAGGAGGACCCTCCGTGTTACAAGGGAATGGCGACCTACAAAGACACTCTGACATTCTCGGAAAACGCGGAGAAAGTGATCGACTTCGCTTTGGTGAAAATCGGTTACGACAACAAATGTCCTTGGACCAAAATGCTCGGTTTGATTCTCAGTTAGCTAATAAAAGGAACTTTGACAAGAGAAAACTCGAGCGACATCGAGAAGTTGACTTGCCTGAATCTACAAAAGATGCCAAATCTGTCTcaagtgaaacaaacaataaccGAAACTCTTGTCCAGAAATGAACGAGAGTAGTGCTAGTGACTCTCCCCAGCCCCCGAACACGGAAAGTACTGTCGATCCGCACAGCCTGGACTTTGAAATCGTTCTGGAGAACAACACAGGAATTGTGTTAGCCGAGAGTTTCCACAGTGAACAGGGTCCACCGGAGGGGTCCATGTACCTGGGCGGATATAATCACAAAAAAATGTCTGCTTCCTCTCTTTATTCCAATGCAAGTACGGACACGTTAGAGAACAGAAGTGAGTCCTACGATTCGTATAAATCCAATTTTTCTGACTCTGGCTCCTATGGTAGTCAAGGTGATCTACAGATTCGGATTGATGCGGTTCAGCCGCTAGAGACTGTCCGCACGCCGGAACAAAAGCAAATGGCTGATCAGACTCACAAATATTACATGcaacaagaaattaaaatgcgtaaaaacgaTGCATCGGGATCTTCATCGGGTAAAAAACCCCCACAGGTTCCTGTTAGGGCTCCGGAAGCCTCACCCATTTGGAAACGGAAAGGTGCCAACACAAACGGAAATCCAACTCCGCCAGTCGGAAACAAGCTACAGGAACCGAAACGTATGAGCAATATATCAGAAATCAGTGAAGCAGACTCAATGTTAGACGCACAATGTGCAAGTTCTCCGAATTCAGAGACGCTTAGTATAGGAAGTGAAGCAAGTTTAGTGAATCAGCGGAAACTCCGGTTAAGTGGAACTCCCGAACATGGGGGGCATAGTGGAATACACAAGTCGGACAAGTCTCGCAAACGGACTTATAGAATTGGACTTAACTTGTTTAATAA aaaaccAGAGAAGGGCATCATTTTCCTGTGTGACCATGGATTTATTGGGGAAACACCTCTGGAGGTGGCCCACTTCCTGATCACCAGGAAAGGCCTCAGTAAGCAGATGATCGGGGAATACCTGGGCAATCTGCAGAACCCGTTCAACCAGCAGGTCCTAGA ataCTTTGCTCAAGAAATCGACCTATCAGGATTACAGGTGGACATGGCCCTCAGGAAATTCCAGTCTCACTTCAGAATGCCC GGTGAAGCCCAGAAGATCGAGCGGTTAATGGAG GCATTTGCAAATcgttactgtacatgtaatccGGACCAAATAAAGAATTTCCGAACGCTGGACACAATTTTCCTCATGGCATTCGCCATCATCATGTTAAATACAGACTCCCATAATTCCAGCATCAAGGCCGAAaggaaaatgaaagtagaagATTTCATAAGAAATTTACGAg CTATAGACGATGGACAAGATGTGGACCGGGACATGTTGATCGGAATCTATAACAGAATACAGACCCAGGAATTCCGAGCAGGGGTGGATCATGTGACCCAGGTCATGAAGGTCGAACAAACCGTGGTGGGAAAGAAACCA CAACTGGCTCTTCCCCATCGCCGATTGGTGTGTTACTGTCGATTGTACGAGGTTCACGAtccaaataaaaaagagaaaattggTCTCCATCAGCGAGAGGTCTTTCTGTTCAACGACTTACTTCTG ATAACAAAAATCTTCAGTAAGAAGAAGTCGGGTATCACCTACTCCTACAAACAATCCTTTCCTCTCAGCAGCATGCAGGTCTTCCTGTTTGAAACATCAC atTACCAATATGGCGTGCGATTAGTGAGTGGAGTCAACAACAAAGTTCTGATAACTCTGAATGCAAGGAACGACCACGATCGGCAAAAGTTTGTAGAGGACCTTCGAGAGGCTATACTAGAG ACCAATGGAATGGAGACACTGCGAATCGAAGAAGAACTCCAGAAACACAGCAACAATCACAACACGCTCGACAGACACTACGCCAACGACGACTCCCGCGTATTAATGTATGAACTGATGAAGCCATCAGACCCGTCTATAAATAGACTGTCCGCCCCTGACTGCCCTGCTCTGCAGAAACTTCCTCTGTCCAACTCTCTCACTGATCTCTGCCAAG GTCAAGGGATGAGGAGAGGTAGCAGTGGTGGATCATTAGACAGTGGAGTG GCCTCAGGTGGATCAGGGGGAGTGATGATCGGTGGGGATGTCACGTCACGAAATAGTCAGAGCAGTCTTCATTCCCGGGGATCTCCCGCCACCCCCAAAACCAGCCAATCAAATCTCCAGTCCCTGGGGTCACCAGCTATGCAACCCGGGGTCAGAGGTCAAAGGAAACAGGCCATATCCCTCAAGAAGGGGCTACCAGTGGGCACCGACGTCTGA
- the LOC128157924 gene encoding IQ motif and SEC7 domain-containing protein 1-like isoform X11 encodes MLERKYGGSIRSRRAAKIIQRAFRQYSMNKNFEKLRIAVGERRLSKRLSELGRSNTVSADTYFIGGPSVLQGNGDLQRHSDILGKRGESDRLRFGENRLRQQMSLDQNARFDSQLANKRNFDKRKLERHREVDLPESTKDAKSVSSETNNNRNSCPEMNESSASDSPQPPNTESTVDPHSLDFEIVLENNTGIVLAESFHSEQGPPEGSMYLGGYNHKKMSASSLYSNASTDTLENRSESYDSYKSNFSDSGSYGSQGDLQIRIDAVQPLETVRTPEQKQMADQTHKYYMQQEIKMRKNDASGSSSGKKPPQVPVRAPEASPIWKRKGANTNGNPTPPVGNKLQEPKRMSNISEISEADSMLDAQCASSPNSETLSIGSEASLVNQRKLRLSGTPEHGGHSGIHKSDKSRKRTYRIGLNLFNKKPEKGIIFLCDHGFIGETPLEVAHFLITRKGLSKQMIGEYLGNLQNPFNQQVLEYFAQEIDLSGLQVDMALRKFQSHFRMPGEAQKIERLMEAFANRYCTCNPDQIKNFRTLDTIFLMAFAIIMLNTDSHNSSIKAERKMKVEDFIRNLRAIDDGQDVDRDMLIGIYNRIQTQEFRAGVDHVTQVMKVEQTVVGKKPQLALPHRRLVCYCRLYEVHDPNKKEKIGLHQREVFLFNDLLLITKIFSKKKSGITYSYKQSFPLSSMQVFLFETSHYQYGVRLVSGVNNKVLITLNARNDHDRQKFVEDLREAILETNGMETLRIEEELQKHSNNHNTLDRHYANDDSRVLMYELMKPSDPSINRLSAPDCPALQKLPLSNSLTDLCQGQGMRRGSSGGSLDSGVASGGSGGVMIGGDVTSRNSQSSLHSRGSPATPKTSQSNLQSLGSPAMQPGVRGQRKQAISLKKGLPVGTDV; translated from the exons ATGTTAGAAAGAAAGTATGGTGGATCTATACGATCTCGACGGGCTGCGAAAATCATCCAAAGGGCATTCCGCCAGTACTCAATGAACAAAAACTTTGAGAAGCTTCGGATTGCGGTGGGCGAGCGCAGGTTATCAAAACGTTTGTCAGAGTTAGGAAGAAGCAATACAGTGAGTGCGGACACATATTTTATAGGAGGACCCTCCGTGTTACAAGGGAATGGCGACCTACAAAGACACTCTGACATTCTCGGAAAACGCGGAGAAAGTGATCGACTTCGCTTTGGTGAAAATCGGTTACGACAACAAATGTCCTTGGACCAAAATGCTCGGTTTGATTCTCAGTTAGCTAATAAAAGGAACTTTGACAAGAGAAAACTCGAGCGACATCGAGAAGTTGACTTGCCTGAATCTACAAAAGATGCCAAATCTGTCTcaagtgaaacaaacaataaccGAAACTCTTGTCCAGAAATGAACGAGAGTAGTGCTAGTGACTCTCCCCAGCCCCCGAACACGGAAAGTACTGTCGATCCGCACAGCCTGGACTTTGAAATCGTTCTGGAGAACAACACAGGAATTGTGTTAGCCGAGAGTTTCCACAGTGAACAGGGTCCACCGGAGGGGTCCATGTACCTGGGCGGATATAATCACAAAAAAATGTCTGCTTCCTCTCTTTATTCCAATGCAAGTACGGACACGTTAGAGAACAGAAGTGAGTCCTACGATTCGTATAAATCCAATTTTTCTGACTCTGGCTCCTATGGTAGTCAAGGTGATCTACAGATTCGGATTGATGCGGTTCAGCCGCTAGAGACTGTCCGCACGCCGGAACAAAAGCAAATGGCTGATCAGACTCACAAATATTACATGcaacaagaaattaaaatgcgtaaaaacgaTGCATCGGGATCTTCATCGGGTAAAAAACCCCCACAGGTTCCTGTTAGGGCTCCGGAAGCCTCACCCATTTGGAAACGGAAAGGTGCCAACACAAACGGAAATCCAACTCCGCCAGTCGGAAACAAGCTACAGGAACCGAAACGTATGAGCAATATATCAGAAATCAGTGAAGCAGACTCAATGTTAGACGCACAATGTGCAAGTTCTCCGAATTCAGAGACGCTTAGTATAGGAAGTGAAGCAAGTTTAGTGAATCAGCGGAAACTCCGGTTAAGTGGAACTCCCGAACATGGGGGGCATAGTGGAATACACAAGTCGGACAAGTCTCGCAAACGGACTTATAGAATTGGACTTAACTTGTTTAATAA aaaaccAGAGAAGGGCATCATTTTCCTGTGTGACCATGGATTTATTGGGGAAACACCTCTGGAGGTGGCCCACTTCCTGATCACCAGGAAAGGCCTCAGTAAGCAGATGATCGGGGAATACCTGGGCAATCTGCAGAACCCGTTCAACCAGCAGGTCCTAGA ataCTTTGCTCAAGAAATCGACCTATCAGGATTACAGGTGGACATGGCCCTCAGGAAATTCCAGTCTCACTTCAGAATGCCC GGTGAAGCCCAGAAGATCGAGCGGTTAATGGAG GCATTTGCAAATcgttactgtacatgtaatccGGACCAAATAAAGAATTTCCGAACGCTGGACACAATTTTCCTCATGGCATTCGCCATCATCATGTTAAATACAGACTCCCATAATTCCAGCATCAAGGCCGAAaggaaaatgaaagtagaagATTTCATAAGAAATTTACGAg CTATAGACGATGGACAAGATGTGGACCGGGACATGTTGATCGGAATCTATAACAGAATACAGACCCAGGAATTCCGAGCAGGGGTGGATCATGTGACCCAGGTCATGAAGGTCGAACAAACCGTGGTGGGAAAGAAACCA CAACTGGCTCTTCCCCATCGCCGATTGGTGTGTTACTGTCGATTGTACGAGGTTCACGAtccaaataaaaaagagaaaattggTCTCCATCAGCGAGAGGTCTTTCTGTTCAACGACTTACTTCTG ATAACAAAAATCTTCAGTAAGAAGAAGTCGGGTATCACCTACTCCTACAAACAATCCTTTCCTCTCAGCAGCATGCAGGTCTTCCTGTTTGAAACATCAC atTACCAATATGGCGTGCGATTAGTGAGTGGAGTCAACAACAAAGTTCTGATAACTCTGAATGCAAGGAACGACCACGATCGGCAAAAGTTTGTAGAGGACCTTCGAGAGGCTATACTAGAG ACCAATGGAATGGAGACACTGCGAATCGAAGAAGAACTCCAGAAACACAGCAACAATCACAACACGCTCGACAGACACTACGCCAACGACGACTCCCGCGTATTAATGTATGAACTGATGAAGCCATCAGACCCGTCTATAAATAGACTGTCCGCCCCTGACTGCCCTGCTCTGCAGAAACTTCCTCTGTCCAACTCTCTCACTGATCTCTGCCAAG GTCAAGGGATGAGGAGAGGTAGCAGTGGTGGATCATTAGACAGTGGAGTG GCCTCAGGTGGATCAGGGGGAGTGATGATCGGTGGGGATGTCACGTCACGAAATAGTCAGAGCAGTCTTCATTCCCGGGGATCTCCCGCCACCCCCAAAACCAGCCAATCAAATCTCCAGTCCCTGGGGTCACCAGCTATGCAACCCGGGGTCAGAGGTCAAAGGAAACAGGCCATATCCCTCAAGAAGGGGCTACCAGTGGGCACCGACGTCTGA